From a single Miscanthus floridulus cultivar M001 chromosome 8, ASM1932011v1, whole genome shotgun sequence genomic region:
- the LOC136475185 gene encoding uncharacterized protein translates to MSAPPGNVDESLSSPLHLLEVTVISAQDLHRRRLGRRVRAYAVAWADAGHKLRTGVDHAGGAVPTWNDRFLFRADGAFLRSDTAAVTVEVRGTGGLGADPVLGVTRIVVSTFVRPGGSVHGPQVAALQLRRPRSLRPQGIVNVAVALLDAARAPPLYGVPGSPDAVAVKDLAMKRPASLCKVGEVSEEPGVDDGQQARSNPELVGQSGHLDPRGAAVEQKKLELTLERWKAELWPGLKEGRRSGRRRRRRAASCFRGSGDWDR, encoded by the coding sequence ATGTCGGCGCCGCCCGGCAACGTCGACGAATCCCTGTCGTCCCCGTTGCACCTGCTTGAGGTGACGGTCATCTCGGCGCAGGACCTGCACCGGCGGCGGCTGGGCCGCCGCGTGCGCGCGTACGCCGTGGCGTGGGCGGACGCGGGGCACAAGCTGCGCACGGGCGTGGACCACGCGGGCGGCGCCGTCCCCACTTGGAACGACCGGTTCCTGTTCCGCGCCGACGGCGCCTTCCTGCGCTCCGACACGGCGGCGGTGACCGTGGAGGTGCGCGGCACGGGCGGGCTGGGCGCGGACCCCGTCCTGGGCGTCACGCGCATCGTGGTGAGCACGTTCGTGCGACCCGGTGGCAGCGTTCACGGCCCGCAGGTGGCGGCGCTACAGCTCCGGCGGCCGCGTTCGCTCCGCCCGCAGGGAATCGTCAATGTGGCCGTCGCGCTGCTGGACGCCGCCCGCGCGCCGCCGCTCTACGGCGTGCCGGGCTCGCCCGACGCCGTCGCCGTCAAGGACCTCGCGATGAAGCGCCCGGCGTCGCTGTGCAAGGTCGGCGAGGTCAGCGAGGAGCCGGGTGTGGACGACGGCCAGCAGGCGCGAAGCAACCCGGAATTGGTCGGTCAGTCCGGGCACCTGGACCCCAGAGGCGCCGCCGTGGAGCAGAAGAAGCTGGAGCTGACGCTGGAGAGGTGGAAGGCGGAGCTGTGGCCTGGCCTCAAGGAAGGCCGACGCAGTGGCAGGCGGAGGCGGCGCCGGGCGGCGTCCTGCTTCCGGGGCAGTGGCGACTGGGACAGGTAA